GCTCCAGGAGAAAGAATATATTCAGCAAGATTTATGGGGAATAGATGCTATCTTGTAACATTTAAGAAAGTTGATCCATTATTTGTTATAGATTTAAAAGATCCAAATGTGCCAAAAGTTCTTGGGAAATTAAAAATACCAGGTTATTCTGATTATCTTCATCCATATGATGAAAATCATTTAATAGGAATAGGGAAAGAAACAGTAGAAGCTGAAGAAGGAGATTTTGCATGGTATCAAGGCGTTAAAATATCATTATTTGATGTTAGTGATGTTTCTAAGCCAAAAGAAATAGCTAAATATGAAATAGGAGATCGTGGAACAGATTCTCCAGTCTTAAGAGATCATAAAGCACTTTTATTTGATAAATCAAGGAAACTTTTCGTATTACCAGTCTTAATTGCAAAAATAGATAGAGAAAAATATCCTAATGGAGTGTCACCAAATGCTTATGGAGAATATGTTTGGCAAGGAGCATGTGTTTTTAACATATCTCCAGAAGAAGGAATTGTACTTAAAGGAGGAATCACTCATTTAGATAACAATATTGATTTAGAAAAAAGCGGTTATTATTTCGATTCTCCATATTCTGTAAGGAGAGCACTTTATATTAATAATATTCTTTATACAATCTCTGATGGAAAAATTAAAATGAACAGTATTGAAAGTTTACAAGAAATAAATCAATTAAATATACCTTTTGGAGAATAAACAATATCTTAAATAATTAAAAAATGGAGACAAAACTAATTAGCACGTTAAATGCAAAGCAGCACAAACTTTTTTAGATTTATATAATTCATTATATTTTTTACAAGCTTCACTTGTTTTTGCTATTATCACTTCAATTCCGTTTGATTTAATATATTCTGTTACTTCTTTAGGAACTGCCATTATACCCATGTATCCAGTTCCTATTATAAGTACTTCAGGTTTTTCATTTATAATTTCTTCAATATCTTCTATTGATAATTTATGACCTTCTTTACGCCACCAATTATCATTTATTTTATTTGGGTATAAAATCAAGTCTTTATTATACTTTTTACCATTAATAATTATTCTTCCAAATTCATAATGTTCGATCATTTCATTATTATAATTATTTAAGTTTAATATTAAGTTTATTTTTAAAAGAAGAAGGTAAATCGAATAAAAACAATAGTAATATTAAAGCTAATTATCTATCTCGTTATCTTTTAAATAATTTTTTAATCTTTTTTAAAAAAACTTTATAAGTATTGTAGAATATATCATTAATTAAAAAATATACAAGGATGAATAATCTTATGTCATTCGAAGAAGCTGAAATTTTAAAAGAAAGAGCTGAAGCTTTTTTAAGAAATGCAAAAAGGCTTATTGATGAAAAAGTATGGGACCTTGCAGCTTTTAATCTTGAGCAATATTGTCAACTTTTACTTAAGTATAAACTTTTATTAAAAACAGGCGCATATCCACGTACGCATTCCATAATAAGATTACTTCAAGAATTAAGTAAACTAGAACCAAAACTTAATGAATTATTAAATAATGAAACTAATGTTATTTTTCTAACAAAAATTGAAGATGCGTACATTGGTTCTAGGTATCTTCCACGAAAATATGAAGAAAAAGAAGTTATAGCTATTTTAAAATTTATTGAAGAAGTGTTTAAAGTATATGTTGCAAGGATTTGATTTGTATATTGAAACAAGTAAAGAAAATGCTAAATATATTAGAAAATATAAAGAAATAGGGAAAAAAATAAAGGATTTTGTTCTATCAAAACATCCAGAGTCTAGAGTATATATATTTGGTTCTATAATTGAGGGAAAAGCTACTTTAGCAAGTGATATAGATATATTAATAGTAATCGATAAAATTTCAATAGAAGAAAAATATAAACTCAAAGCAATGATATATATGATGATAAAAGCTCCAATTGAACTTCATATAATATCTGAAGAAGAATTTACTAAATGGTATAAACGATTTATTACAAAAATAGAAGAAATTTAATATCGACTAAAGTTATAATAATGAATGAAGTAAATCATTTAGACTATGAATAACATATTTTCCATTTTTCTCATGATTTCTATCTAAATAAAATGCATTTATACCAATTTGAATAGGTATGAAATAGTCAACTTCTTCATCGTCACCTATATGAATCATTTCAAATGGTTTAATATTCAATTTTTCACAGATCAATTTATAAAATTCAATATTTTTTCTTGGAATATTAAAATCTGAAACACATGAAAAAATATGCTTAAAATATTTTTTACTAAGCATTTCTAATTCTATTTCTATGAATTCTTTTGCAGCATTAGAAGAAATTATTAAAGTGTATTTTTTTGAAGCAAATTCTAAAAAATTTAAAGCATCTTGATAGTATTCAATTCTATTACTAATTTTTCTAAGCAACCTTCTTGAATCTACTTCAAGATTAAAATAATTTAACCAATAATTTGGTAAATACCATCTAATATCTTCTTTTCCTATTTTATCATATTCATTAAAAACATATTCTTTAGCTTTTTTCAATTCAATTCCATTCTTAATGGAATATAATTTAGGAATTAATTCAAGCCAAAAATAATCTACAAAATCCTTTTTAACTAGAGTCCCATCTAGATCGAACGAAATAATTTTAATGTTTTTCAATTCCATTTCCCATTCACATTAATCGCTGTATTAAATCTATTTTCTTTTAAAAAGATGTATTTATATTATTTCATTAAAATTTTACACATCCATTAAATTTAAACATGTTCATGTTAAAAAAATATTATAAATTACTAAAAAAATACTATTTTTGAAAAAAGTGAGGAAAAATGAATTATACACTATTGTTTATAATTGGTTTCTTTACACAAACAATAATCATGATAGGCTTAGATTTTGCAAATAGCAAAATGGATAAAAATCATCGATATTATCAATTGCTTCAAGTATTTCGTGTTATAATTGCTGCTTCACTAATATGGCTAATGATAAGTTTCTTTGCTCAAATATACATGGGATGGATATCTTTTCCAGAATGAGGTGAAATGAATGGATAGTGAATATAAAAAAGGTGTTACTCCAATGCATTTGGTTATAAGTGGTGTTACTGCAGGAGTATGTATTGTTCTTGCTTTATTTGCAATAATTCTAGTTCCAGTTCCAGGATTACCTTCAGCATCTGGTTTTTGGATACCTGCTGGATTCTATTTTGTATTCACTTTATGGTTCGGAGTTTGGGGAGCTTTAGGAGGGCATATTGCAACATTTATTGCAATGGGTTATTTTTCAGGATATACTCTTCATATATGGCTTGATGGGGGATTAGGAGACTTTATTGCACCACTTGTAACTTTGATTATCTTTAGAGCCTTAAAAGCAAATCCTGAATTAAGAACTAGTAAAGATTGGATTACATGGATTGTAAGTGTTCCAATATCAAGTTTAATATGTGGCTTATGGGTTCATAGTGTAAATTTAGCATTTGGAATCATCACACCTCCATTCTGGTGGATAGGAGTTATAACATATTTCTTAGGAGATTCAGCAGCAGTATTCATAGTTGGAACACCATTATTAAAAACATTATCAAAATATGTTAAAGCATCTCCAGTATATGTAGAAGGAATATTCTCATAGAAGCTGATCCTATGGCTTTAAAAACATTCCTAACATATGTTCCAAAAGATTCAAAAATAAACAAAATACATCCTGTAGTTAAAGTATCCCTTCTATTAACTATAAATATCATTGCTTGGCTAATCGAAGATCCCATAATCCTTTTTTTATTATTTTTAGTTATTGTTTTTAGTTATAAAATTTTTCGTGTGCCATTGTATGGTTTAAAAAAATTCTTGTTATCAACTATAATCATTTTACAAGCAATAATTATTTCATATGTTTTTGGAAGTAAAATTCCTGGAAAAAATATTTATTTAATTTTTCCATGGGGAACACATGTTTCTGAAATGACTATTGTTTATATAATAGCAATGTCTTTTAGATTTACTTCAATGCTCTTAGGTTCAACTTTAATGCTTGGAACAATGAGAGATAGAGATATAATATATGGAGTAACATGTTTACATTTTCCATATTCTTTAGCATTTATTATAAATTTATCTTTTAGAAATATGGGAATATTCATTGAAGATTATTCAAGAGTTAGAGATGCTATGGTTTTAAGAGGTGGAAAACTTTCTAAAGGTTCTTTCTTAGAAAGAATAAAAAATTATATTTATTTAGCTACTCCATTAGCTATTCTAGCTGTTAGAAGAATAATTGAAATATCTTATGCAGTAGAAGCAAAAGGATTTGGAATAAATAAAAAAAGAAGCTATTATCATGATTATTATATTAATTTAAAAAATTTAATATTAACAATTTTAATCCTTTCACTTATACCATTAACTTTTATTGGAAAAACATATTTTAAAATATTCGTTTTTCCTGGAGTAATAAATATATTCATTAAATAGTGAAGAAAATGTTCAATAATCAATATGATATTGAAATAGAAAATTTATGGTGGAAGTATGCTACAAGTGAAGATTGGATTTTAAAAAATATTTCAATTAAAATAAGGAAAGGAGAATTTTTAGGAATTGTAGGTCCAAGTGGAGCTGGAAAAACAACTCTTTGTCTTTGTATGTCTGGTTTAATACCTTTAAGAAGTAAAGGTTTAATGAATGGAAAAGTATTAATTAAAGGATTTGATACTAAAAATACTCCTTTACAAAAAATTATAAGTAAAGTTGGAATAGTTTTCCAAGATCCTGATACACAATTAGTAACAATGTCTGTAGAAGATGAAGTTGCTTTTCCATTAGAAAATATGGGTTTTTCAAAAAAAGAGATAAAAGAAAGAGTTGAAGAATCTTTAAAAATAGTTGGCTTAGAAGAATATAAAGAAAAATATCCTTATGAGCTTTCTGGAGGACAAAAACAAAGGTTAGCGATAGCTTCAATTTTAGCTCTTAAACCAGAAATATTAATACTTGATGAACCTACATCAGATTTAGATCCAATAGGGAAAAAAGAAGTTTTTTCAATTCTTTCAAAACTTAGAAAAGAATATGATGCAACTCTTATAGTTGTTGAACATAATACTGAAGAATTAGCAAAATATGCAGATAGAATAGTTCTTCTTTATAACGGAGAAATAGTAAAACTAGATACTCCAAATAATTTTTTTAAAGATATAGATTTTCTTAAAGAAAAAGGAGTTTATCCTCCTCAAGTTTCAGAGTTTTTCTATCATTCAAAAAATGGAAATAATGAAGATAAATTTCCAGTAACTCTTGAAGAAGCGATAAGTACGATTAAAAGGAAGATTAATATAGAGAATTTAAAAAATAAAATTAATTATAATAAATTTCATACTCAAAAGAATAAAAAATTAGGAGAAGAAATAATAGATGTTAAAGATTTATTTTATGAATATCCAGATGGAACAATTGCTCTTAAAGGAATAAACTTCAAAGTACGTAAAGGAGAATATATAGCAATAGTGGGACAAAATGGAAGTGGAAAAACAACTCTTGCAAAACATTTAGTTGCATTACTTAAACCAACTAAAGGAGAAGTAAAAGTTTTTGGAAAAAATACAAAAGATATAAATGTTTCAGATTTAGCAACAAAAATAGGATATGTATATCAAAATCCAGACCATCAATTGTTTTCGCCAACAGTTTATGAAGAATGCGCATATGGATTGAGAAATCTTGGATTTAATGAAAAAGAAATTAAAGAAAGGATAGAAGAAACTCTTAAAATAATGGGTTTAAATGGATTAGAAAATGTTGAGCCATTTATGTTAAGTAAAGGTCAAAGACAAAGGCTTGCATTAGCTGCAACATTGGTTTTGAAACCTGAAGTAATAATAGTTGATGAACCTACAACTGGACAAGATATGAAGCAATCAGAAGCAATAATGGAATTATTGAACAAATTAAATGAAGATGGAAAAACGATAATTGTAATAACTCACAATATGAGAATAGTTGCTGAACATATTGAAAGAACAATAGTCTTAATGAATGGAAGAATAATTTTAGATGGGGTTACAAGAGAAGTTTTTTCAAATATTGAATCGCTTAGAGAAGCTTCAATAGATCCTCCTCAAATAACACTTTTTTCAAAGGAATTATTAAATAAAGATTTAACAATTTTAAATACTTATGAATTATTAGAATTTTTAAATTTAGTATGATGAGGTGATGGGTTTGAGTTTAAAAACTTCTCTTAGAGAAAAAGTGTGGAAAGAATTACTTAAAGTAGCTAAACCAGATTCTCGTTTCCATTTTGATTTTTCAAGTTATATACCAGATTTTGAAGGAAGTGAAAAATGTATCGAGAAAATAAGAAAAATGAATATTTATAAAAATGCTAAAAATATAATGATAACTCCAGATAATAATCTAATAAAACTTAGAGAATATTGCATAATTGATAATAAATGCTATGTAA
The Nitrososphaerota archaeon DNA segment above includes these coding regions:
- a CDS encoding MTH938/NDUFAF3 family protein, which gives rise to MIEHYEFGRIIINGKKYNKDLILYPNKINDNWWRKEGHKLSIEDIEEIINEKPEVLIIGTGYMGIMAVPKEVTEYIKSNGIEVIIAKTSEACKKYNELYKSKKVCAALHLTC
- a CDS encoding HEPN domain-containing protein, whose amino-acid sequence is MSFEEAEILKERAEAFLRNAKRLIDEKVWDLAAFNLEQYCQLLLKYKLLLKTGAYPRTHSIIRLLQELSKLEPKLNELLNNETNVIFLTKIEDAYIGSRYLPRKYEEKEVIAILKFIEEVFKVYVARI
- a CDS encoding nucleotidyltransferase domain-containing protein; translation: MLQGFDLYIETSKENAKYIRKYKEIGKKIKDFVLSKHPESRVYIFGSIIEGKATLASDIDILIVIDKISIEEKYKLKAMIYMMIKAPIELHIISEEEFTKWYKRFITKIEEI
- a CDS encoding HAD family hydrolase, whose translation is MELKNIKIISFDLDGTLVKKDFVDYFWLELIPKLYSIKNGIELKKAKEYVFNEYDKIGKEDIRWYLPNYWLNYFNLEVDSRRLLRKISNRIEYYQDALNFLEFASKKYTLIISSNAAKEFIEIELEMLSKKYFKHIFSCVSDFNIPRKNIEFYKLICEKLNIKPFEMIHIGDDEEVDYFIPIQIGINAFYLDRNHEKNGKYVIHSLNDLLHSLL
- a CDS encoding energy-coupling factor transporter transmembrane component T; translated protein: MALKTFLTYVPKDSKINKIHPVVKVSLLLTINIIAWLIEDPIILFLLFLVIVFSYKIFRVPLYGLKKFLLSTIIILQAIIISYVFGSKIPGKNIYLIFPWGTHVSEMTIVYIIAMSFRFTSMLLGSTLMLGTMRDRDIIYGVTCLHFPYSLAFIINLSFRNMGIFIEDYSRVRDAMVLRGGKLSKGSFLERIKNYIYLATPLAILAVRRIIEISYAVEAKGFGINKKRSYYHDYYINLKNLILTILILSLIPLTFIGKTYFKIFVFPGVINIFIK
- a CDS encoding energy-coupling factor transporter ATPase — translated: MFNNQYDIEIENLWWKYATSEDWILKNISIKIRKGEFLGIVGPSGAGKTTLCLCMSGLIPLRSKGLMNGKVLIKGFDTKNTPLQKIISKVGIVFQDPDTQLVTMSVEDEVAFPLENMGFSKKEIKERVEESLKIVGLEEYKEKYPYELSGGQKQRLAIASILALKPEILILDEPTSDLDPIGKKEVFSILSKLRKEYDATLIVVEHNTEELAKYADRIVLLYNGEIVKLDTPNNFFKDIDFLKEKGVYPPQVSEFFYHSKNGNNEDKFPVTLEEAISTIKRKINIENLKNKINYNKFHTQKNKKLGEEIIDVKDLFYEYPDGTIALKGINFKVRKGEYIAIVGQNGSGKTTLAKHLVALLKPTKGEVKVFGKNTKDINVSDLATKIGYVYQNPDHQLFSPTVYEECAYGLRNLGFNEKEIKERIEETLKIMGLNGLENVEPFMLSKGQRQRLALAATLVLKPEVIIVDEPTTGQDMKQSEAIMELLNKLNEDGKTIIVITHNMRIVAEHIERTIVLMNGRIILDGVTREVFSNIESLREASIDPPQITLFSKELLNKDLTILNTYELLEFLNLV